A single window of Sulfitobacter sp. JL08 DNA harbors:
- a CDS encoding DsbE family thiol:disulfide interchange protein, with translation MARISPLMLAPPVIFGALIVLFAFGMFRPDKDALPSTFVGRPAPPLVLEGLPQKDKFDDKTLIDGNVKLVNFWASWCAPCRVEHPNLEQLAQEGVPIYGINYKDDPAKALKFLDELGDPYIAVGTDKTGRATAPNWGVYGVPETFVVDGSGTILLRFPGPVTQRVITKTIRPLLEGAASN, from the coding sequence ATGGCTAGAATTTCACCCCTGATGCTGGCCCCGCCGGTGATTTTTGGAGCTTTGATAGTCCTCTTTGCTTTTGGAATGTTCCGACCAGACAAGGACGCACTTCCTTCCACCTTTGTCGGTCGGCCTGCTCCGCCTCTTGTTCTGGAAGGTTTGCCGCAAAAAGATAAATTCGACGACAAAACTTTAATAGACGGCAACGTGAAACTGGTGAATTTCTGGGCGAGTTGGTGCGCCCCTTGCAGGGTAGAGCATCCGAACTTGGAGCAATTGGCACAAGAGGGTGTGCCAATTTATGGTATCAACTACAAGGATGACCCGGCCAAGGCTCTCAAGTTTCTCGATGAATTGGGCGATCCATATATTGCGGTTGGCACCGACAAGACTGGTCGCGCTACAGCTCCCAATTGGGGCGTTTATGGGGTTCCAGAAACGTTTGTGGTCGATGGTAGTGGCACTATTCTGCTGCGCTTTCCCGGACCGGTGACGCAGAGGGTGATCACAAAAACCATCCGTCCCCTGTTGGAAGGCGCTGCGTCGAATTGA